The Thermococcus sp. genomic sequence CCCTAACCTCACCGTGGGCGCAAAGAACGACCGGAGCGCTGTATTCGGAGGCGACTTTTGGCATCTCCGGGTCGCCCTTGAAGCCAGTAACGTCGTTGATTATATCCGCTCCGGCCTTCAGAGCTTCTTCGGCGACCCTTGCGCTCGTCGTGTCTATGCTCACCGGAACGTCTACTGCGTCTCTGATGATTTTAACCGCCCAGACGGCCCGCCTTATCTCCTCTTCAAGTGGAATCTGCGTCTCAAGGTAAGGGGCCGTGGACCTGGCACCCACGTCTATGAAGCTTGCTCCCTCTTCAACCATCTTGACGGCCGTTTCAGCTAGGGCCTTTTCGTCGTTCCTTACGCTACCCTTGTAAAAGCTCTCGGGGGAGACGTTTATGACACCCATTATCCTCGGTTCATTGAGCTCAACTCCCGCAAACTTCATGAGGCATCCCCCGAAAAGATTTAGGAACTGGGATAAAAAGACTTCGAGGTGGTGGCCTTGATAATCAGAACGCCAAAGAGGCTTCATCTCGGCCTCATAGACCCAACCGGGAGCCTAGGGAGGCGTTTTGGAAGCCTCGGTGTTGCCCTCGAAGGGGGTTACGAGGTTAAGGTACTTCCCTCGGAGAGGCTTGAGGTTAAAGCCGAAGGGGAGGATAGGAAAACGATAGAGCGAATAGTAGAAATTATGAATTCAGCGTTTGGAACTGGAACCGGCTATTTCATTGAGGTCAGGAAAGCGATTCCAAGGCACATTGGCCTTGGCTCGACAACGCAGTTGAGTTTGGCCGTTGGTACGGGCATAGCGAGGCTCAACAACATTAACGTCTCCATCGAAAAGCTTGCGGGAACACTTGGAAGGGGAAAGAACAGCGGGGCAGGGATTTACGCCTTCGCCTACGGTGGGTTCGTTCTGGACGGCGGAGTCGCGAACGGAGTTCCACCGCTCGTAATAAGGGAGGACTTCCCCGATGAGTGGGCCTTTCTCCTAGTTACACCGGAAGTTAAGCGCGGTCTCAACGAGGAAGAGGAGAAGCCGATAATGGGAAGGACCTTCGGTAG encodes the following:
- a CDS encoding beta-ribofuranosylaminobenzene 5'-phosphate synthase family protein, which encodes MIIRTPKRLHLGLIDPTGSLGRRFGSLGVALEGGYEVKVLPSERLEVKAEGEDRKTIERIVEIMNSAFGTGTGYFIEVRKAIPRHIGLGSTTQLSLAVGTGIARLNNINVSIEKLAGTLGRGKNSGAGIYAFAYGGFVLDGGVANGVPPLVIREDFPDEWAFLLVTPEVKRGLNEEEEKPIMGRTFGSVEVAKEISHRILLGLLPALKERNIKGFGTHLSAIQRLVGRHFSEFQGGEFREDVKLILDWLEKKTYGAGQSSWGPTVYGLVLKSEYEVLSAEITDYLMEHGLKVKVELGRPRNRGAEIIGENAFLERLIRSVAQ
- the folP gene encoding dihydropteroate synthase, which codes for MKFAGVELNEPRIMGVINVSPESFYKGSVRNDEKALAETAVKMVEEGASFIDVGARSTAPYLETQIPLEEEIRRAVWAVKIIRDAVDVPVSIDTTSARVAEEALKAGADIINDVTGFKGDPEMPKVASEYSAPVVLCAHGEVREFINPIRAVIDFLQESLVIAREHGVEDIAVDPAIGFLRPDYPPWYEWDSRVIANLNLLKSLGRPILVGVSRKSFIGAITGKEDPSERLAGSLSATAIAVFKGANIVRTHDVRETLDAVKVASFMRRFAP